The genomic window CCAACCCTTTTAATTTAAGTGATTATTATTTGTCCTACCCATCATGGGTCCCCTATCCTTACAAGGAAATCCAGGATAATAAAAAATCAGATCTAGTCAAATTGATAGATAAAATAAAAAGGAAATCTTCAATATTGACACCAATGGATGAGGAACTGGTTAAAACGTTGAATATGCCACAATCATTATCTAAAGAAGAGTCTATTATATTAATCAAGGAAACTGGAAAACAGGGATATTATCGCTATTTTAATGACATTGATTTAACAAACAGAGACAGTGTACAAACATACATAGCAACGCTTCGTACCTTATCGACTATACAGGGAATAGCCCTGACCTGGATATTTGGATTCGATACTATTATTGATTGGTTATTCACTACTGGATCACAATGGTCTACTTCTATCTTAGAAGCCTTATCTAATGCAGTAAGTTATCTTATGCCTTATCAATCCAAAGATCGGCGTAAAGAACTGATGGCCAGAGCTCAAGAACTATATACTCTAATCATACAGAATAAATCCTACTTTCCTGGTTTGATATATGGAGTAAGTGCCTTCAAATTGAACAGTACACCTTTATGGGAAGCTTATGAACAATCAAATTTAGATTTAACGATCAATGATTTAGGAGAACTTGTCCGCTCTTTACCGAGTCAAGAATTGGTAATATCAAAATTAGAAGAAACAAAAGTTATGGCTGGAGAACTACGTGATTATACAGTAAAAATACCAAAATGGCTTTCTACTGCAGGTTTCGCTTGTATAGATAAAATTTGTGATAAGATTCAAAAAGAAACATATAAAGATTGGGCTAAGGAGCTTATTACTCCATTACTAAATATTGATCAACCAGAAATAGCCTATACTATGTTTACCCTAAGTGAATCATCCAAAGTCTCGGATCTAGCCTGGAATTGGATCAACACCCACCAAGGAACAGCTGCTACGGGATTGACAATTTATGTCTGTCAGAAAGAACAGAATATATCAAACGAGTCTTTATTAAATACAATAAGACTATTAGCACATAAAGGTTATCACGATGAAATAGAAAGGGTATTACAAAAACAAACAGAAGACATTAAGAAAAGAGTTAGAGACCTTACTCTTGATTATGATAACAAGCTACCACCAGAACTAACAGAAGAAACAACACCTCACTGGCTTTCAACAGAATTAAACCAATACAAAGAACTTAAAAGCTCTATTATTGATCCTTTCCTTCTACCTAAATTAGTAATTTCAGAAGGTTCATTAAGTCTAAAACAGGTCAGTCAACTATTACAATTCTTGAAAACTCAAAATATCTCATCTCCCGGATTATTTGTAGATAAAATCAAAACCAATATATCACAAAAGCAATTGGACAACTTTGTATGGTCCCTTTTCCAAATTTGGCTAAAAAGATCTGCACCATCCAAAGAAAAATGGATGATGCTTTCAGTTGGTATTCTGGGTGGAGATGATTTAGCACTTAGGCTGGAACCTCTTATTAGAACATGGCCAGGAGAATCACAACACCAAAGGGCTGTAACAGGCCTTAGAGTCTTAGAGGCTATCGGGTCAGATACCGCATTGATGGTTATTAATGGTATTGCAAGAAAGGTCAAATTCGCTGGTATAAAGAAAAATGCTGCTAAGGTTATCCAGTCAATTGCAAAAAAAAGAGGTTTAACAGCAGAAGCATTGGAAGATAGAATTATCCCCGATTGCGGTCTGGACAATAAGGGAACGAGGTTTTTTGATTATGGTAATAGAGGATTTACAGTATCCTTGGATAAGGATCTTAAACCAGTTGTAAAAAATGAAGAAGGTAAAGCACTGGCAAACTTACCAAAGCCAAACAAAAAAGATGATCAGGAAAAAGCTAAGGAAGCACTAGCGAATTGGAAGCTTATAAAAAAGCAAATTAAAGACACAGCAAAGATTCAAGCTACGAGACTAGAACAAGCTATGGTTATAGGACGTAAATGGACTGTAGATGAGTTTGTTCGTTTTTTCATTAAACATCCGTTAATGCGCCACATTAGTACAAGAATACTCTGGAAGGCTATCAATACAAATGACAAAACGGATCAATTATTCCGTATTACAGAGGAACTGGAAATAACTAATGAAGAAGATGATGTAATTACATTAGATTCGTTCAACCAGATAATTCTAATTCATCCTCTTGAAATGACAAAAGAGGAAAAACAATCTTGGGGTCAAATATTTAGTGATTATGAGATCATTCCCCCCTTTAATCAAATTGGGCGACAAGTATATTTACTGGAAGACTCTGAAAAAGAACTTCTGAGGATAGAACGCTATAAGGATATTAAATTACCGGCCCCTACACTAGTTTTTGGACTTGAAAAAGCAGGATGGATACGAGGTGTAGGTTTAGATGCAGGAAGTTTTGATGAACATTCAAGGTATTTTCCTTCCTCTAATATTACTGTAATAGCTACTTATGATGGAGCTGTTGGTATGGGGTATATCGAAGCAGAGGAAAAAGTTAACTTCAACTATATTTACTTTGTTAAAGGACAGAGAGAGCCTGATGGTTATTATGAATCGGATAAGAAAAAGAAAGATCTATTAAGCTTAAATGAAGTCCCTCCAATGATAATAAGTGAAGTCATTAGTGATATTTCACTCTTAACATTAAAAGCAGAGTAAAGGATAGATTATGAAAACAGAAGACTTTCAACGCCCTTCAGCGGAACTACTCTATAAAAAGGAACTTGATCAATTATATGAACTAGATCGAAATAATCCTAAACCAGAAGGGTGGCTTTTATCTCCCCAAGGAGTATGTGATTTTATACTTGGGAACCGTAAATATAAGATTGAACCTAAATTTGTTGGATCGCGTAGTTTCATAGAGTGCTGCATTGTAGCTATGGCAACCAATCGTGGACTCATGTTGATTGGAGAACCAGGTACAGCTAAAAGTTATTTAAGTGAACTAATATGTGCTGCAATCAGTGGGGATTCAACCTTAACCATCCAGGGCAGTGCGGGAACCACTGATGATCAAATAAAATACTCATGGAATTATGCTTTATTATTAGCAGAGGGACCTAGTGAAAAAGCACTAGTACCCGCCCCTTTGTATAGAGGAATAAAAGAAGGAAAAATTGTAAGATTCGAAGAAATCACCCGCTGTCCTCAAGAAATCCAGGATAGCCTCCTTTCAGTATTAAGTGATAGAGTTCTTTCTATTCCAGAATTACCCACAGGATCAAATACGCTCTATGCAAAGAAAGGTTTTAATATCATAGGAACGGCCAATATCCGGGACAAAGGAGTGAATGAAATGAGCTCCGCTTTAAAAAGACGATTTAACTTTGAAACGGTTCACCCTGTAAGAGATATCAAACAGGAAATGGAATTAGTACAACGGGAAACAAATAAAATGTTAGCCAATTCAGGAATCAGTGTTGTTATTCCACCAGACAAAACAGAGATACTTGTCACCCTATTTCACGAATTAAGAAATGGTAAAACAATTGAAGGAGGAGCCTTAGAACCTCTTAGTACTGTGATGAGTTTAGCTGAAGCTGTATCTGTTAATTATGCGGCAGGGTTACATGCATATTATTATAATAACGGCAAAGTAGAAGCAGAACATTTCGTATCAAATCTCTTAGGATCTGCAATAAAAGATTCTAAAGAAGATCAGAAGAAAATGGGACATTATTTTCA from Spirochaeta cellobiosiphila DSM 17781 includes these protein-coding regions:
- a CDS encoding WGR and DUF4132 domain-containing protein; the encoded protein is MRRFVFTDGKSDKFWEIELNNTSYTVRYGRMGTSGSEKIKDFKNAERAKKEYERSINSKVNKGYREEENVITTATAKNSESKPLGLSPTPETNPFNLSDYYLSYPSWVPYPYKEIQDNKKSDLVKLIDKIKRKSSILTPMDEELVKTLNMPQSLSKEESIILIKETGKQGYYRYFNDIDLTNRDSVQTYIATLRTLSTIQGIALTWIFGFDTIIDWLFTTGSQWSTSILEALSNAVSYLMPYQSKDRRKELMARAQELYTLIIQNKSYFPGLIYGVSAFKLNSTPLWEAYEQSNLDLTINDLGELVRSLPSQELVISKLEETKVMAGELRDYTVKIPKWLSTAGFACIDKICDKIQKETYKDWAKELITPLLNIDQPEIAYTMFTLSESSKVSDLAWNWINTHQGTAATGLTIYVCQKEQNISNESLLNTIRLLAHKGYHDEIERVLQKQTEDIKKRVRDLTLDYDNKLPPELTEETTPHWLSTELNQYKELKSSIIDPFLLPKLVISEGSLSLKQVSQLLQFLKTQNISSPGLFVDKIKTNISQKQLDNFVWSLFQIWLKRSAPSKEKWMMLSVGILGGDDLALRLEPLIRTWPGESQHQRAVTGLRVLEAIGSDTALMVINGIARKVKFAGIKKNAAKVIQSIAKKRGLTAEALEDRIIPDCGLDNKGTRFFDYGNRGFTVSLDKDLKPVVKNEEGKALANLPKPNKKDDQEKAKEALANWKLIKKQIKDTAKIQATRLEQAMVIGRKWTVDEFVRFFIKHPLMRHISTRILWKAINTNDKTDQLFRITEELEITNEEDDVITLDSFNQIILIHPLEMTKEEKQSWGQIFSDYEIIPPFNQIGRQVYLLEDSEKELLRIERYKDIKLPAPTLVFGLEKAGWIRGVGLDAGSFDEHSRYFPSSNITVIATYDGAVGMGYIEAEEKVNFNYIYFVKGQREPDGYYESDKKKKDLLSLNEVPPMIISEVISDISLLTLKAE
- a CDS encoding ATP-binding protein encodes the protein MKTEDFQRPSAELLYKKELDQLYELDRNNPKPEGWLLSPQGVCDFILGNRKYKIEPKFVGSRSFIECCIVAMATNRGLMLIGEPGTAKSYLSELICAAISGDSTLTIQGSAGTTDDQIKYSWNYALLLAEGPSEKALVPAPLYRGIKEGKIVRFEEITRCPQEIQDSLLSVLSDRVLSIPELPTGSNTLYAKKGFNIIGTANIRDKGVNEMSSALKRRFNFETVHPVRDIKQEMELVQRETNKMLANSGISVVIPPDKTEILVTLFHELRNGKTIEGGALEPLSTVMSLAEAVSVNYAAGLHAYYYNNGKVEAEHFVSNLLGSAIKDSKEDQKKMGHYFHHIVGKRNKTWKEFYQARHNLGLS